A DNA window from Salvelinus fontinalis isolate EN_2023a chromosome 28, ASM2944872v1, whole genome shotgun sequence contains the following coding sequences:
- the LOC129826424 gene encoding mitochondrial sodium/calcium exchanger protein-like isoform X1: protein MKSLVVFISMLLLLCFQCIYGLGSGESGTGVVPSPDRSPDGADLRSSVGTMVGTHFAMFHQGNTDKCAIVMNLSAVDRCAFVKTTQDCSMEDSFFNYLKMTFCLLPPDLTPLTITLCIIWLLFLFIVLGLTASKFFCPNLSAISSTLRLTHNVAGVTFLALGNGAPDVFSATVAFSRPHTAGLAIGALFGAGIFVTTVVAGAVSLVKPFTVASRPFLRDVIFYMAAVFWTVVILYRGTISLGETLGYLGLYVVYVITVITSAYIYSHQKHSVTRSSIQSSTHVPEFQSSESDDEAILISNSSIQEDYDSEYCPLLPYCESTSSILLSSLNPVDSRIWRRKSWRWRAIKILKMPLEVLLLLTVPVVDPDKEDRNWRRPLNCLHLITAPLVCVLTFRSGEYGMYRIEDQFPVWALTLLFGLFLSAIVFLTTTNNHPPPYHSLFSLLGFVVSAIWISAVALEVVSILHMLGVVFSLSNNLLGLTLLAWGNSIGDSFSDVTIARQGYPQMAISACFGGIIFNMLIGVGIGCLMQMFNNEPVVTFPHDWTGITLSPPTPTPQFEPAGLLTWVLAGSLGLSLVLSFILVPLRCFHMGRSHGIFLLLFYTVFLLVALLTEFGFIHT, encoded by the exons ATGAAATCTCTGGTTGTTTTTATCTCCATGTTGCTGCTGTTGTGTTTTCAATGTATTTATGGCTTGGGCTCCGGAGAGTCTGGTACCGGGGTAGTTCCGTCTCCAGACCGATCCCCTGACGGTGCTGACCTGCGCTCCTCCGTGGGTACTATGGTGGGCACACACTTCGCGATGTTCCATCAGGGAAACACAGACAAG TGTGCCATAGTGATGAACCTGAGTGCTGTTGATCGCTGTGCGTTTGTGAAGACCACCCAGGACTGCAGTATGGAAGACAGCTTCTTCAACTACCTCAAGATGACCTTCTGTCTACTACCACCCGACCTCACACCCCTCACCATCACActctgt ATTATTTGGTTGTTGTTCTTGTTCATCGTTCTGGGACTGACTGCATCGAAGTT CTTCTGTCCCAACCTCTCAGCCATCTCTTCCACCCTTCGACTCACACACAACGTGGCT ggtgttACGTTCCTGGCACTAGGTAACGGAGCCCCAGATGTCTTCAGTGCCACAGTGGCCTTCTCCCGTCCACACACTGCTGGCCTGGCTATAGGAGCACTGTTTG GAGCGGGTATCTTCGTAACCACTGTGGTTGCCGGGGCTGTGTCATTGGTCAAACCCTTCACTGTGGCGTCCCGCCCCTTCCTGCGTGATGTCATCTTCTACATGGCTGCTGTCTTCTGGACCGTCGTCATCCTCTACAGAGGAACTATATCACTGGGAGAGACActgg gGTACCTGGGGCTGTATGTGGTGTATGTGATAACAGTCATCACGAGTGCCTACATCTACAGTCATCAGAAACACTCAGTGACCAGAAGTTCCATCCAGAGCTCAACACATGTACCAg AGTTCCAGTCGTCTGAGTCCGATGATGAAGCAATTCTTATATCTAATAGCAGCATCCAGGAGGACTACG ACAGTGAGTACTGTCCCCTGCTGCCCTACTGTGAATCAACCAGTTCGATCCTGTTGAGTTCTCTCAACCCGGTGGACAGCAGGATCTGGAGGAGGAAGTCCTGGCGCTGGAGGGCCATCAAAATACTAAAG ATGCCACTGgaggtgctgctgctgctgactgTTCCAGTGGTGGATCCTGATAAAGAAGACAGGAACTGGAGAAGACCATTAAACTGCCTCCACCTCATCACCGCACCACTGGTGTGTGTGCTCACCTTCCGTTCTGGAGAGT ACGGGATGTATCGGATCGAGGATCAGTTTCCTGTCTGGGCGTTGACGTTGCTTTTTGGCCTCTTCCTCTCCGCCATAGTCTtcctcaccaccaccaacaaccacCCCCCGCCATACCACTCA ctgttctctctgctgggCTTTGTGGTGAGTGCGATATGGATCAGTGCTGTGGCCTTGGAGGTGGTCAGTATCCTGCACATGCTCGGTGTGGTCTTTAGTCTGTCCAACAATTTACTGGGTCTCACACTGCTGGCCTGGGGAAACAGCATAGGGg ATAGTTTTTCTGACGTCACCATCGCTCGCCAGGGCTACCCTCAGATGGCAATATCAGCCTGCTTTGGGGGAATCATCTTTA ACATGCTGATTGGAGTGGGCATTGGCTGTCTGATGCAGATGTTTAACAACGAGCCAGTGGTGACG TTTCCACATGATTGGACTGGTATTACCctatccccccccacccccaccccccagtTTGAACCAGCAGGTTTGTTGACCTGGGTTCTAGCAGgttctctgggtctctctctggtcctctccttcatcctagTTCCTCTGCGCTGTTTCCACATGGGCCGGTCCCATGGAATCTTCCTCCTGCTCTTCTACACGGTCTTCCTCCTGGTTGCGCTGCTCACTGAATTTGGCTTTATCCACACCTGA
- the LOC129826424 gene encoding mitochondrial sodium/calcium exchanger protein-like isoform X3 yields MDLTSQGVRADCTEIVTAVKWRPLRKQEQDCAIVMNLSAVDRCAFVKTTQDCSMEDSFFNYLKMTFCLLPPDLTPLTITLCIIWLLFLFIVLGLTASKFFCPNLSAISSTLRLTHNVAGVTFLALGNGAPDVFSATVAFSRPHTAGLAIGALFGAGIFVTTVVAGAVSLVKPFTVASRPFLRDVIFYMAAVFWTVVILYRGTISLGETLGYLGLYVVYVITVITSAYIYSHQKHSVTRSSIQSSTHVPEFQSSESDDEAILISNSSIQEDYDSEYCPLLPYCESTSSILLSSLNPVDSRIWRRKSWRWRAIKILKMPLEVLLLLTVPVVDPDKEDRNWRRPLNCLHLITAPLVCVLTFRSGEYGMYRIEDQFPVWALTLLFGLFLSAIVFLTTTNNHPPPYHSLFSLLGFVVSAIWISAVALEVVSILHMLGVVFSLSNNLLGLTLLAWGNSIGDSFSDVTIARQGYPQMAISACFGGIIFNMLIGVGIGCLMQMFNNEPVVTFPHDWTGITLSPPTPTPQFEPAGLLTWVLAGSLGLSLVLSFILVPLRCFHMGRSHGIFLLLFYTVFLLVALLTEFGFIHT; encoded by the exons ATGGATCTGACATCCCAAGGGGTTCGTGCTGATTGTACTGAGATTGTGACAGCGGTTAAATGGCGTCCCTTGAGAAAGCAAGAACAAGAT TGTGCCATAGTGATGAACCTGAGTGCTGTTGATCGCTGTGCGTTTGTGAAGACCACCCAGGACTGCAGTATGGAAGACAGCTTCTTCAACTACCTCAAGATGACCTTCTGTCTACTACCACCCGACCTCACACCCCTCACCATCACActctgt ATTATTTGGTTGTTGTTCTTGTTCATCGTTCTGGGACTGACTGCATCGAAGTT CTTCTGTCCCAACCTCTCAGCCATCTCTTCCACCCTTCGACTCACACACAACGTGGCT ggtgttACGTTCCTGGCACTAGGTAACGGAGCCCCAGATGTCTTCAGTGCCACAGTGGCCTTCTCCCGTCCACACACTGCTGGCCTGGCTATAGGAGCACTGTTTG GAGCGGGTATCTTCGTAACCACTGTGGTTGCCGGGGCTGTGTCATTGGTCAAACCCTTCACTGTGGCGTCCCGCCCCTTCCTGCGTGATGTCATCTTCTACATGGCTGCTGTCTTCTGGACCGTCGTCATCCTCTACAGAGGAACTATATCACTGGGAGAGACActgg gGTACCTGGGGCTGTATGTGGTGTATGTGATAACAGTCATCACGAGTGCCTACATCTACAGTCATCAGAAACACTCAGTGACCAGAAGTTCCATCCAGAGCTCAACACATGTACCAg AGTTCCAGTCGTCTGAGTCCGATGATGAAGCAATTCTTATATCTAATAGCAGCATCCAGGAGGACTACG ACAGTGAGTACTGTCCCCTGCTGCCCTACTGTGAATCAACCAGTTCGATCCTGTTGAGTTCTCTCAACCCGGTGGACAGCAGGATCTGGAGGAGGAAGTCCTGGCGCTGGAGGGCCATCAAAATACTAAAG ATGCCACTGgaggtgctgctgctgctgactgTTCCAGTGGTGGATCCTGATAAAGAAGACAGGAACTGGAGAAGACCATTAAACTGCCTCCACCTCATCACCGCACCACTGGTGTGTGTGCTCACCTTCCGTTCTGGAGAGT ACGGGATGTATCGGATCGAGGATCAGTTTCCTGTCTGGGCGTTGACGTTGCTTTTTGGCCTCTTCCTCTCCGCCATAGTCTtcctcaccaccaccaacaaccacCCCCCGCCATACCACTCA ctgttctctctgctgggCTTTGTGGTGAGTGCGATATGGATCAGTGCTGTGGCCTTGGAGGTGGTCAGTATCCTGCACATGCTCGGTGTGGTCTTTAGTCTGTCCAACAATTTACTGGGTCTCACACTGCTGGCCTGGGGAAACAGCATAGGGg ATAGTTTTTCTGACGTCACCATCGCTCGCCAGGGCTACCCTCAGATGGCAATATCAGCCTGCTTTGGGGGAATCATCTTTA ACATGCTGATTGGAGTGGGCATTGGCTGTCTGATGCAGATGTTTAACAACGAGCCAGTGGTGACG TTTCCACATGATTGGACTGGTATTACCctatccccccccacccccaccccccagtTTGAACCAGCAGGTTTGTTGACCTGGGTTCTAGCAGgttctctgggtctctctctggtcctctccttcatcctagTTCCTCTGCGCTGTTTCCACATGGGCCGGTCCCATGGAATCTTCCTCCTGCTCTTCTACACGGTCTTCCTCCTGGTTGCGCTGCTCACTGAATTTGGCTTTATCCACACCTGA
- the LOC129826423 gene encoding acyl-CoA dehydrogenase family member 11-like: MAVNRQVTRHSYRVCTGLYRPLSRSTSVSMVQKVLVRPPQDVAGAEGQAEFSRAMIGGFFQERPMLKNPFLEDALLQGYLRRHLPSEAVYSDLRVFGDRLVREVDGWGRECEITPPRLVTYDPWGCRVDRIVTSPAWQRMKDLSAQEGLVAIGYERSYGEWSRVYQMCKLYLYSPSSGLYTCPLAMTDGAAKVIQSLGVSWPVADAFSRLTSRDPEHFWTSGQWMTERRGGSDVGNGTETVALPQSDGTYRLSGFKWFTSATDADMTLTLARVTDVDGQTTSGSRGLSMFYAAVRDEQGMVQGIEVQRLKDKLGTRQMPTAELLLDGLPAHRLSEEGRGVACIANMLTVTRIHNSVSAVAGMRRVLQLARDYATRRSTFGKLLRDHPLHMQTLARMEVETRGAFLLVMDVCRLIGREETGHASQLETHLLRLLTPVAKLYTGKQAVAVISEGLESFGGQGYIEDTGLPAMLRDAQVLSIWEGTTNVLSLDVLRCVSRSSGLVLQAYFTHTQSLLAAASLPSLSVAVRSVDSALSGLREFLQAAALKPPGFMELAARDLAYSLARIYMGSLLIDHASWEGASHSDAYAALRWCEQDLCPVVSKAAIGCYNMKTLPLDAALVYEESTSD; encoded by the exons aTGGCTGTGAACCGACAGGTCACTAGACACAGTTACCGGGTGTGTACCGGATTGTATCGGCCGCTGTCACGCAGCACTTCTGTGAGCATGGTTCAGAAGGTCCTGGTTCGGCCTCCCCAAGATGTTGCCGGAGCAGAGGGGCAGGCAGAGTTCTCCCGGGCCATGATTGGAGGGTTCTTCCAGGAGAGGCCAATGCTGAAGAACCCCTTCCTGGAGGACGCTCTGCTACAGGGATACCTGAGGAGACACCTGcccagtgag gcAGTGTATTCCGACCTGCGTGTGTTTGGGGACCGATTGGTGCGTGAGGTGGATGGGTGGGGTCGGGAGTGTGAGATCACACCCCCTCGGTTGGTGACCTATGACCCCTGGGGTTGCCGTGTTGACCGCATTGTCACTTCCCCTGCCTGGCAACGCATGAAGGACCTATCAGCACAGGAGGGGCTGGTTGCCATCGGATACGAGAGGAGCTACGGGGAGTGGAG tcgtGTGTACCAGATGTGTAAGCTGTATCTGTACTCTCCCTCCTCTGGTCTCTACACCTGTCCTCTGGCTATGACTGATGGAGCTGCCAAGGTTATacag TCTCTGGGTGTGTCTTGGCCAGTAGCGGACGCCTTCAGCCGCCTGACCTCTCGTGACCCTGAGCACTTCTGGACGTCTGGACAGTGGATGACTGAACGCAGGGGTGGATCTGACGTAG gcaaTGGTACAGAGACCGTAGCGTTGCCTCAGAGTGATGGTACATACAGACTGTCAGGTTTCAAGTGGTTCACCTCGGCTACAGATGCAGACATGACTCTCACACTGGCCAGAGTCACAGACGTAGACGGACAGACCACATCG gGCAGTAGGGGTCTGTCTATGTTCTATGCTGCAGTGCGTGATGAGCAGGGGATGGTTCAGGGCATCGAGGTCCAAAGACTGAAGGACAAACTGGGAACCAGACAGATGCCCACTGCCGAGCTGCTGCTGGACGGCCTGCCTGCTCACAGG CTGTCAGAAGAGGGGAGAGGTGTGGCATGTATAGCCAACATGCTGACTGTGACTCGTATCCATAACAGCGTGTCTGCTGTGGCTGGTATGAGGAG ggtactCCAGCTTGCTCGTGACTACGCCACACGTCGCTCTACCTTTGGGAAGCTCTTAAGAGACCATCCCCTTCACATGCAGACCCTCGCTAGGATGGAG GTGGAGACTCGAGGAGCGTTCCTGCTGGTGATGGACGTCTGTCGTCTGATTGGCCGAGAGGAGACAGGCCACGCCTCCCAGCTGGAGACTCACCTCCTTCGCCTGCTCACACCTGTAGCTAAACTCTACACTGGCAAAcag GCGGTTGCCGTGATTTCCGAGGGGCTGGAGAGTTTTGGGGGGCAGGGCTACATCGAGGACACGGGACTACCTGCAATGCTCAGAGATGCTCAG GTGTTGAGTATCTGGGAGGGGACCACTAATGTTCTGTCTCTGGATGTTCTGCGCTGCGTCTCTCGGAGCTCGGGCCTCGTACTGCAGGCCTACTTCACACACACTCAG TCCCTGCTGGCAGcagcctccctcccctccctgtctgTGGCTGTGAGATCAGTAGACAGCGCTCTCTCTGGTCTGAGAGAGTTCCTGCAGGCCGCTGCTCTCAAACCACCTGGCTTTATGGAGCTGGCAGCACGAGACCTGGCATACAGTTTGGCACGCATTTATATGG ggtctCTGCTCATTGACCACGCCTCATGGGAGGGAGCCTCTCACTCTGATGCCTATGCTGCTCTGCG GTGGTGTGAGCAGGACTTGTGTCCAGTGGTAAGTAAGGCGGCCATAGGATGCTACAACATGAAGACTCTGCCCCTGGATGCTGCGCTGGTCTATGAAGAGTCAACCAGTGACTGA
- the LOC129826424 gene encoding mitochondrial sodium/calcium exchanger protein-like isoform X2 has translation MKSLVVFISMLLLLCFQCIYGLGSGESGTGVVPSPDRSPDGADLRSSVGTMVGTHFAMFHQGNTDKCAIVMNLSAVDRCAFVKTTQDCSMEDSFFNYLKMTFCLLPPDLTPLTITLCIIWLLFLFIVLGLTASKFFCPNLSAISSTLRLTHNVAGVTFLALGNGAPDVFSATVAFSRPHTAGLAIGALFGAGIFVTTVVAGAVSLVKPFTVASRPFLRDVIFYMAAVFWTVVILYRGTISLGETLGYLGLYVVYVITVITSAYIYSHQKHSVTRSSIQSSTHVPEFQSSESDDEAILISNSSIQEDYDSEYCPLLPYCESTSSILLSSLNPVDSRIWRRKSWRWRAIKILKMPLEVLLLLTVPVVDPDKEDRNWRRPLNCLHLITAPLVCVLTFRSGEYGMYRIEDQFPVWALTLLFGLFLSAIVFLTTTNNHPPPYHSLFSLLGFVVSAIWISAVALEVVSILHMLGVVFSLSNNLLGLTLLAWGNSIGDSFSDVTIARQGYPQMAISACFGGIIFNMLIGVGIGCLMQMFNNEPVVTFEPAGLLTWVLAGSLGLSLVLSFILVPLRCFHMGRSHGIFLLLFYTVFLLVALLTEFGFIHT, from the exons ATGAAATCTCTGGTTGTTTTTATCTCCATGTTGCTGCTGTTGTGTTTTCAATGTATTTATGGCTTGGGCTCCGGAGAGTCTGGTACCGGGGTAGTTCCGTCTCCAGACCGATCCCCTGACGGTGCTGACCTGCGCTCCTCCGTGGGTACTATGGTGGGCACACACTTCGCGATGTTCCATCAGGGAAACACAGACAAG TGTGCCATAGTGATGAACCTGAGTGCTGTTGATCGCTGTGCGTTTGTGAAGACCACCCAGGACTGCAGTATGGAAGACAGCTTCTTCAACTACCTCAAGATGACCTTCTGTCTACTACCACCCGACCTCACACCCCTCACCATCACActctgt ATTATTTGGTTGTTGTTCTTGTTCATCGTTCTGGGACTGACTGCATCGAAGTT CTTCTGTCCCAACCTCTCAGCCATCTCTTCCACCCTTCGACTCACACACAACGTGGCT ggtgttACGTTCCTGGCACTAGGTAACGGAGCCCCAGATGTCTTCAGTGCCACAGTGGCCTTCTCCCGTCCACACACTGCTGGCCTGGCTATAGGAGCACTGTTTG GAGCGGGTATCTTCGTAACCACTGTGGTTGCCGGGGCTGTGTCATTGGTCAAACCCTTCACTGTGGCGTCCCGCCCCTTCCTGCGTGATGTCATCTTCTACATGGCTGCTGTCTTCTGGACCGTCGTCATCCTCTACAGAGGAACTATATCACTGGGAGAGACActgg gGTACCTGGGGCTGTATGTGGTGTATGTGATAACAGTCATCACGAGTGCCTACATCTACAGTCATCAGAAACACTCAGTGACCAGAAGTTCCATCCAGAGCTCAACACATGTACCAg AGTTCCAGTCGTCTGAGTCCGATGATGAAGCAATTCTTATATCTAATAGCAGCATCCAGGAGGACTACG ACAGTGAGTACTGTCCCCTGCTGCCCTACTGTGAATCAACCAGTTCGATCCTGTTGAGTTCTCTCAACCCGGTGGACAGCAGGATCTGGAGGAGGAAGTCCTGGCGCTGGAGGGCCATCAAAATACTAAAG ATGCCACTGgaggtgctgctgctgctgactgTTCCAGTGGTGGATCCTGATAAAGAAGACAGGAACTGGAGAAGACCATTAAACTGCCTCCACCTCATCACCGCACCACTGGTGTGTGTGCTCACCTTCCGTTCTGGAGAGT ACGGGATGTATCGGATCGAGGATCAGTTTCCTGTCTGGGCGTTGACGTTGCTTTTTGGCCTCTTCCTCTCCGCCATAGTCTtcctcaccaccaccaacaaccacCCCCCGCCATACCACTCA ctgttctctctgctgggCTTTGTGGTGAGTGCGATATGGATCAGTGCTGTGGCCTTGGAGGTGGTCAGTATCCTGCACATGCTCGGTGTGGTCTTTAGTCTGTCCAACAATTTACTGGGTCTCACACTGCTGGCCTGGGGAAACAGCATAGGGg ATAGTTTTTCTGACGTCACCATCGCTCGCCAGGGCTACCCTCAGATGGCAATATCAGCCTGCTTTGGGGGAATCATCTTTA ACATGCTGATTGGAGTGGGCATTGGCTGTCTGATGCAGATGTTTAACAACGAGCCAGTGGTGACG tTTGAACCAGCAGGTTTGTTGACCTGGGTTCTAGCAGgttctctgggtctctctctggtcctctccttcatcctagTTCCTCTGCGCTGTTTCCACATGGGCCGGTCCCATGGAATCTTCCTCCTGCTCTTCTACACGGTCTTCCTCCTGGTTGCGCTGCTCACTGAATTTGGCTTTATCCACACCTGA